The following coding sequences are from one Macaca mulatta isolate MMU2019108-1 chromosome 7, T2T-MMU8v2.0, whole genome shotgun sequence window:
- the PSTPIP1 gene encoding proline-serine-threonine phosphatase-interacting protein 1 isoform X4 has translation MMPQLQFKDAFWCRDFTAHTGYEVLLQRLLDGRKMCKDMEELLRQRAQAEERYGKELVQIARKAGGQTEINSLRASFDSLKQQMENVGSSHIQLALTLREELRSLEEFRERQKEQRKKYEAVMDRVQKSKLSLYKKAMESKKTYEQKCRDADDAEQAFERISANGHQKQVEKSQNKAKQCKDSATEAERVYRQSITQLEKVRAEWEQEHRTTCEAFQLQEFDRLTILRNALWVHSNQLSMQCVKDDELYEEVRLTLEGCSIDADIDGFIQAKSTGTEPPGEDQPVDSTASGFSGLLHGSPKTTSLAASAASTETLTPTPERNEGVYAAIAVQEMQGNPASPAQEYRALYDYTAQNPDELDLSAGDILEVILEGEDGWWTVERNGQRGFVPGSYLEKL, from the exons TGCAGGGACTTCACAGCCCACACGGGCTACGAGGTGCTGCTGCAGCGGCTTCTGGATGGCAGGAAGATGTGCAAAGACATGGAGGAGCTACTGAGGCAGAG ggccCAGGCGGAGGAGCGGTACGGGAAGGAACTGGTGCAGATCGCACGGAAGGCAGGAGGCCAGACGGAGATCAA CTCCCTGAGGGCCTCCTTTGACTCCTTGAAGCAGC AAATGGAGAATGTGGGCAGCTCACACATCCAACTGGCCCTGACCCTGCGTGAGGAGCTGCGGAGTCTCGAGGAGTTCCGTGAGAGGCAGAAGGAGCAGAGGAAGAAG TATGAGGCCGTCATGGACCGGGTCCAGAAGAGCAAGCTGTCGCTCTACAAGAAGGCCATGGAG TCCAAGAAGACTTACGAGCAGAAGTGCCGGGATGCAGACGACGCCGAGCAGGCCTTCGAGCGCATTAGCGCCAACGGCCACCAGAAGCAGGTGGAGAAG AGTCAGAACAAAGCCAAGCAGTGCAAGGACTCAGCCACTGAGGCAG AGCGGGTATACAGGCAGAGCATCACGCAGCTGGAGAAGGTCCGAGCTGAGTGGGAGCAGGAACACCGGACCACCTGTGAG GCCTTTCAGCTGCAAGAGTTTGACCGGCTGACCATTCTCCGCAATGCCCTGTGGGTGCACAGCAACCAGCTCTCCATGCAGTGTGTCAAGGATGATGAG CTCTACGAGGAAGTGCGGCTGACGCTGGAAGGCTGCAGCATAGACGCTGACATCGACGGCTTCATCCAGGCCAAGAGCACGGGCACCGAGCCCCCGGGTGAGGACCAGCCTGTGGACAGCACAGCCTCTGG GTTCTCTGGACTGCTGCACGGAAGTCCCAAGACCACTTCGTTGGCAGCTTCTGCTG CCTCCACAGAGACCCTGACCCCCACCCCTGAGCGGAATGAGGGTGTCTACGCAGCCATCGCAGTGCAGGAGATGCAGGGAAACCCAGCCTCACCAGCCCAGGAGTACCGGGCGCTCTACGACTATACAGCGCAG AACCCGGATGAGCTGGACCTTTCCGCGGGAGACATCCTGGAGGTGATCCTGGAAGGGGAGGATGGCTGGTGGACCGTGGAGAGGAATGGGCAGCGTGGCTTCGTCCCTGGTTCCTACCTGGAGAAGCTTTGA
- the PSTPIP1 gene encoding proline-serine-threonine phosphatase-interacting protein 1 isoform X8 encodes MLCPQEMENVGSSHIQLALTLREELRSLEEFRERQKEQRKKYEAVMDRVQKSKLSLYKKAMESKKTYEQKCRDADDAEQAFERISANGHQKQVEKSQNKAKQCKDSATEAERVYRQSITQLEKVRAEWEQEHRTTCEAFQLQEFDRLTILRNALWVHSNQLSMQCVKDDELYEEVRLTLEGCSIDADIDGFIQAKSTGTEPPAPVPYQNYYDREVTPLASSPSVQPSCGMIKRFSGLLHGSPKTTSLAASAETLTPTPERNEGVYAAIAVQEMQGNPASPAQEYRALYDYTAQNPDELDLSAGDILEVILEGEDGWWTVERNGQRGFVPGSYLEKL; translated from the exons ATGCTCTGCCCCCAAGAAATGGAGAATGTGGGCAGCTCACACATCCAACTGGCCCTGACCCTGCGTGAGGAGCTGCGGAGTCTCGAGGAGTTCCGTGAGAGGCAGAAGGAGCAGAGGAAGAAG TATGAGGCCGTCATGGACCGGGTCCAGAAGAGCAAGCTGTCGCTCTACAAGAAGGCCATGGAG TCCAAGAAGACTTACGAGCAGAAGTGCCGGGATGCAGACGACGCCGAGCAGGCCTTCGAGCGCATTAGCGCCAACGGCCACCAGAAGCAGGTGGAGAAG AGTCAGAACAAAGCCAAGCAGTGCAAGGACTCAGCCACTGAGGCAG AGCGGGTATACAGGCAGAGCATCACGCAGCTGGAGAAGGTCCGAGCTGAGTGGGAGCAGGAACACCGGACCACCTGTGAG GCCTTTCAGCTGCAAGAGTTTGACCGGCTGACCATTCTCCGCAATGCCCTGTGGGTGCACAGCAACCAGCTCTCCATGCAGTGTGTCAAGGATGATGAG CTCTACGAGGAAGTGCGGCTGACGCTGGAAGGCTGCAGCATAGACGCTGACATCGACGGCTTCATCCAGGCCAAGAGCACGGGCACCGAGCCCCCGG CTCCGGTGCCCTACCAGAACTACTATGATCGGGAGGTCACCCCACTGGCCAGCAGCCCCAGCGTACAGCCATCCTGCGGCATGATAAAGAG GTTCTCTGGACTGCTGCACGGAAGTCCCAAGACCACTTCGTTGGCAGCTTCTGCTG AGACCCTGACCCCCACCCCTGAGCGGAATGAGGGTGTCTACGCAGCCATCGCAGTGCAGGAGATGCAGGGAAACCCAGCCTCACCAGCCCAGGAGTACCGGGCGCTCTACGACTATACAGCGCAG AACCCGGATGAGCTGGACCTTTCCGCGGGAGACATCCTGGAGGTGATCCTGGAAGGGGAGGATGGCTGGTGGACCGTGGAGAGGAATGGGCAGCGTGGCTTCGTCCCTGGTTCCTACCTGGAGAAGCTTTGA
- the PSTPIP1 gene encoding proline-serine-threonine phosphatase-interacting protein 1 isoform X2, translating into MMPQLQFKDAFWCRDFTAHTGYEVLLQRLLDGRKMCKDMEELLRQRAQAEERYGKELVQIARKAGGQTEINSLRASFDSLKQQMENVGSSHIQLALTLREELRSLEEFRERQKEQRKKYEAVMDRVQKSKLSLYKKAMESKKTYEQKCRDADDAEQAFERISANGHQKQVEKSQNKAKQCKDSATEAERVYRQSITQLEKVRAEWEQEHRTTCEAFQLQEFDRLTILRNALWVHSNQLSMQCVKDDELYEEVRLTLEGCSIDADIDGFIQAKSTGTEPPAPVPYQNYYDREVTPLASSPSVQPSCGMIKRFSGLLHGSPKTTSLAASAASTETLTPTPERNEGVYAAIAVQEMQGNPASPAQEYRALYDYTAQNPDELDLSAGDILEVILEGEDGWWTVERNGQRGFVPGSYLEKL; encoded by the exons TGCAGGGACTTCACAGCCCACACGGGCTACGAGGTGCTGCTGCAGCGGCTTCTGGATGGCAGGAAGATGTGCAAAGACATGGAGGAGCTACTGAGGCAGAG ggccCAGGCGGAGGAGCGGTACGGGAAGGAACTGGTGCAGATCGCACGGAAGGCAGGAGGCCAGACGGAGATCAA CTCCCTGAGGGCCTCCTTTGACTCCTTGAAGCAGC AAATGGAGAATGTGGGCAGCTCACACATCCAACTGGCCCTGACCCTGCGTGAGGAGCTGCGGAGTCTCGAGGAGTTCCGTGAGAGGCAGAAGGAGCAGAGGAAGAAG TATGAGGCCGTCATGGACCGGGTCCAGAAGAGCAAGCTGTCGCTCTACAAGAAGGCCATGGAG TCCAAGAAGACTTACGAGCAGAAGTGCCGGGATGCAGACGACGCCGAGCAGGCCTTCGAGCGCATTAGCGCCAACGGCCACCAGAAGCAGGTGGAGAAG AGTCAGAACAAAGCCAAGCAGTGCAAGGACTCAGCCACTGAGGCAG AGCGGGTATACAGGCAGAGCATCACGCAGCTGGAGAAGGTCCGAGCTGAGTGGGAGCAGGAACACCGGACCACCTGTGAG GCCTTTCAGCTGCAAGAGTTTGACCGGCTGACCATTCTCCGCAATGCCCTGTGGGTGCACAGCAACCAGCTCTCCATGCAGTGTGTCAAGGATGATGAG CTCTACGAGGAAGTGCGGCTGACGCTGGAAGGCTGCAGCATAGACGCTGACATCGACGGCTTCATCCAGGCCAAGAGCACGGGCACCGAGCCCCCGG CTCCGGTGCCCTACCAGAACTACTATGATCGGGAGGTCACCCCACTGGCCAGCAGCCCCAGCGTACAGCCATCCTGCGGCATGATAAAGAG GTTCTCTGGACTGCTGCACGGAAGTCCCAAGACCACTTCGTTGGCAGCTTCTGCTG CCTCCACAGAGACCCTGACCCCCACCCCTGAGCGGAATGAGGGTGTCTACGCAGCCATCGCAGTGCAGGAGATGCAGGGAAACCCAGCCTCACCAGCCCAGGAGTACCGGGCGCTCTACGACTATACAGCGCAG AACCCGGATGAGCTGGACCTTTCCGCGGGAGACATCCTGGAGGTGATCCTGGAAGGGGAGGATGGCTGGTGGACCGTGGAGAGGAATGGGCAGCGTGGCTTCGTCCCTGGTTCCTACCTGGAGAAGCTTTGA
- the PSTPIP1 gene encoding proline-serine-threonine phosphatase-interacting protein 1 isoform X3: MMPQLQFKDAFWCRDFTAHTGYEVLLQRLLDGRKMCKDMEELLRQRAQAEERYGKELVQIARKAGGQTEINSLRASFDSLKQQMENVGSSHIQLALTLREELRSLEEFRERQKEQRKKYEAVMDRVQKSKLSLYKKAMESKKTYEQKCRDADDAEQAFERISANGHQKQVEKSQNKAKQCKDSATEAERVYRQSITQLEKVRAEWEQEHRTTCEAFQLQEFDRLTILRNALWVHSNQLSMQCVKDDELYEEVRLTLEGCSIDADIDGFIQAKSTGTEPPAPVPYQNYYDREVTPLASSPSVQPSCGMIKRFSGLLHGSPKTTSLAASAETLTPTPERNEGVYAAIAVQEMQGNPASPAQEYRALYDYTAQNPDELDLSAGDILEVILEGEDGWWTVERNGQRGFVPGSYLEKL; encoded by the exons TGCAGGGACTTCACAGCCCACACGGGCTACGAGGTGCTGCTGCAGCGGCTTCTGGATGGCAGGAAGATGTGCAAAGACATGGAGGAGCTACTGAGGCAGAG ggccCAGGCGGAGGAGCGGTACGGGAAGGAACTGGTGCAGATCGCACGGAAGGCAGGAGGCCAGACGGAGATCAA CTCCCTGAGGGCCTCCTTTGACTCCTTGAAGCAGC AAATGGAGAATGTGGGCAGCTCACACATCCAACTGGCCCTGACCCTGCGTGAGGAGCTGCGGAGTCTCGAGGAGTTCCGTGAGAGGCAGAAGGAGCAGAGGAAGAAG TATGAGGCCGTCATGGACCGGGTCCAGAAGAGCAAGCTGTCGCTCTACAAGAAGGCCATGGAG TCCAAGAAGACTTACGAGCAGAAGTGCCGGGATGCAGACGACGCCGAGCAGGCCTTCGAGCGCATTAGCGCCAACGGCCACCAGAAGCAGGTGGAGAAG AGTCAGAACAAAGCCAAGCAGTGCAAGGACTCAGCCACTGAGGCAG AGCGGGTATACAGGCAGAGCATCACGCAGCTGGAGAAGGTCCGAGCTGAGTGGGAGCAGGAACACCGGACCACCTGTGAG GCCTTTCAGCTGCAAGAGTTTGACCGGCTGACCATTCTCCGCAATGCCCTGTGGGTGCACAGCAACCAGCTCTCCATGCAGTGTGTCAAGGATGATGAG CTCTACGAGGAAGTGCGGCTGACGCTGGAAGGCTGCAGCATAGACGCTGACATCGACGGCTTCATCCAGGCCAAGAGCACGGGCACCGAGCCCCCGG CTCCGGTGCCCTACCAGAACTACTATGATCGGGAGGTCACCCCACTGGCCAGCAGCCCCAGCGTACAGCCATCCTGCGGCATGATAAAGAG GTTCTCTGGACTGCTGCACGGAAGTCCCAAGACCACTTCGTTGGCAGCTTCTGCTG AGACCCTGACCCCCACCCCTGAGCGGAATGAGGGTGTCTACGCAGCCATCGCAGTGCAGGAGATGCAGGGAAACCCAGCCTCACCAGCCCAGGAGTACCGGGCGCTCTACGACTATACAGCGCAG AACCCGGATGAGCTGGACCTTTCCGCGGGAGACATCCTGGAGGTGATCCTGGAAGGGGAGGATGGCTGGTGGACCGTGGAGAGGAATGGGCAGCGTGGCTTCGTCCCTGGTTCCTACCTGGAGAAGCTTTGA
- the PSTPIP1 gene encoding proline-serine-threonine phosphatase-interacting protein 1 isoform X5 has translation MHFGAQAEERYGKELVQIARKAGGQTEINSLRASFDSLKQQMENVGSSHIQLALTLREELRSLEEFRERQKEQRKKYEAVMDRVQKSKLSLYKKAMESKKTYEQKCRDADDAEQAFERISANGHQKQVEKSQNKAKQCKDSATEAERVYRQSITQLEKVRAEWEQEHRTTCEAFQLQEFDRLTILRNALWVHSNQLSMQCVKDDELYEEVRLTLEGCSIDADIDGFIQAKSTGTEPPAPVPYQNYYDREVTPLASSPSVQPSCGMIKRFSGLLHGSPKTTSLAASAASTETLTPTPERNEGVYAAIAVQEMQGNPASPAQEYRALYDYTAQNPDELDLSAGDILEVILEGEDGWWTVERNGQRGFVPGSYLEKL, from the exons ggccCAGGCGGAGGAGCGGTACGGGAAGGAACTGGTGCAGATCGCACGGAAGGCAGGAGGCCAGACGGAGATCAA CTCCCTGAGGGCCTCCTTTGACTCCTTGAAGCAGC AAATGGAGAATGTGGGCAGCTCACACATCCAACTGGCCCTGACCCTGCGTGAGGAGCTGCGGAGTCTCGAGGAGTTCCGTGAGAGGCAGAAGGAGCAGAGGAAGAAG TATGAGGCCGTCATGGACCGGGTCCAGAAGAGCAAGCTGTCGCTCTACAAGAAGGCCATGGAG TCCAAGAAGACTTACGAGCAGAAGTGCCGGGATGCAGACGACGCCGAGCAGGCCTTCGAGCGCATTAGCGCCAACGGCCACCAGAAGCAGGTGGAGAAG AGTCAGAACAAAGCCAAGCAGTGCAAGGACTCAGCCACTGAGGCAG AGCGGGTATACAGGCAGAGCATCACGCAGCTGGAGAAGGTCCGAGCTGAGTGGGAGCAGGAACACCGGACCACCTGTGAG GCCTTTCAGCTGCAAGAGTTTGACCGGCTGACCATTCTCCGCAATGCCCTGTGGGTGCACAGCAACCAGCTCTCCATGCAGTGTGTCAAGGATGATGAG CTCTACGAGGAAGTGCGGCTGACGCTGGAAGGCTGCAGCATAGACGCTGACATCGACGGCTTCATCCAGGCCAAGAGCACGGGCACCGAGCCCCCGG CTCCGGTGCCCTACCAGAACTACTATGATCGGGAGGTCACCCCACTGGCCAGCAGCCCCAGCGTACAGCCATCCTGCGGCATGATAAAGAG GTTCTCTGGACTGCTGCACGGAAGTCCCAAGACCACTTCGTTGGCAGCTTCTGCTG CCTCCACAGAGACCCTGACCCCCACCCCTGAGCGGAATGAGGGTGTCTACGCAGCCATCGCAGTGCAGGAGATGCAGGGAAACCCAGCCTCACCAGCCCAGGAGTACCGGGCGCTCTACGACTATACAGCGCAG AACCCGGATGAGCTGGACCTTTCCGCGGGAGACATCCTGGAGGTGATCCTGGAAGGGGAGGATGGCTGGTGGACCGTGGAGAGGAATGGGCAGCGTGGCTTCGTCCCTGGTTCCTACCTGGAGAAGCTTTGA
- the PSTPIP1 gene encoding proline-serine-threonine phosphatase-interacting protein 1 isoform X7 yields the protein MLCPQEMENVGSSHIQLALTLREELRSLEEFRERQKEQRKKYEAVMDRVQKSKLSLYKKAMESKKTYEQKCRDADDAEQAFERISANGHQKQVEKSQNKAKQCKDSATEAERVYRQSITQLEKVRAEWEQEHRTTCEAFQLQEFDRLTILRNALWVHSNQLSMQCVKDDELYEEVRLTLEGCSIDADIDGFIQAKSTGTEPPAPVPYQNYYDREVTPLASSPSVQPSCGMIKRFSGLLHGSPKTTSLAASAASTETLTPTPERNEGVYAAIAVQEMQGNPASPAQEYRALYDYTAQNPDELDLSAGDILEVILEGEDGWWTVERNGQRGFVPGSYLEKL from the exons ATGCTCTGCCCCCAAGAAATGGAGAATGTGGGCAGCTCACACATCCAACTGGCCCTGACCCTGCGTGAGGAGCTGCGGAGTCTCGAGGAGTTCCGTGAGAGGCAGAAGGAGCAGAGGAAGAAG TATGAGGCCGTCATGGACCGGGTCCAGAAGAGCAAGCTGTCGCTCTACAAGAAGGCCATGGAG TCCAAGAAGACTTACGAGCAGAAGTGCCGGGATGCAGACGACGCCGAGCAGGCCTTCGAGCGCATTAGCGCCAACGGCCACCAGAAGCAGGTGGAGAAG AGTCAGAACAAAGCCAAGCAGTGCAAGGACTCAGCCACTGAGGCAG AGCGGGTATACAGGCAGAGCATCACGCAGCTGGAGAAGGTCCGAGCTGAGTGGGAGCAGGAACACCGGACCACCTGTGAG GCCTTTCAGCTGCAAGAGTTTGACCGGCTGACCATTCTCCGCAATGCCCTGTGGGTGCACAGCAACCAGCTCTCCATGCAGTGTGTCAAGGATGATGAG CTCTACGAGGAAGTGCGGCTGACGCTGGAAGGCTGCAGCATAGACGCTGACATCGACGGCTTCATCCAGGCCAAGAGCACGGGCACCGAGCCCCCGG CTCCGGTGCCCTACCAGAACTACTATGATCGGGAGGTCACCCCACTGGCCAGCAGCCCCAGCGTACAGCCATCCTGCGGCATGATAAAGAG GTTCTCTGGACTGCTGCACGGAAGTCCCAAGACCACTTCGTTGGCAGCTTCTGCTG CCTCCACAGAGACCCTGACCCCCACCCCTGAGCGGAATGAGGGTGTCTACGCAGCCATCGCAGTGCAGGAGATGCAGGGAAACCCAGCCTCACCAGCCCAGGAGTACCGGGCGCTCTACGACTATACAGCGCAG AACCCGGATGAGCTGGACCTTTCCGCGGGAGACATCCTGGAGGTGATCCTGGAAGGGGAGGATGGCTGGTGGACCGTGGAGAGGAATGGGCAGCGTGGCTTCGTCCCTGGTTCCTACCTGGAGAAGCTTTGA
- the PSTPIP1 gene encoding proline-serine-threonine phosphatase-interacting protein 1 isoform X6, with product MHFGAQAEERYGKELVQIARKAGGQTEINSLRASFDSLKQQMENVGSSHIQLALTLREELRSLEEFRERQKEQRKKYEAVMDRVQKSKLSLYKKAMESKKTYEQKCRDADDAEQAFERISANGHQKQVEKSQNKAKQCKDSATEAERVYRQSITQLEKVRAEWEQEHRTTCEAFQLQEFDRLTILRNALWVHSNQLSMQCVKDDELYEEVRLTLEGCSIDADIDGFIQAKSTGTEPPAPVPYQNYYDREVTPLASSPSVQPSCGMIKRFSGLLHGSPKTTSLAASAETLTPTPERNEGVYAAIAVQEMQGNPASPAQEYRALYDYTAQNPDELDLSAGDILEVILEGEDGWWTVERNGQRGFVPGSYLEKL from the exons ggccCAGGCGGAGGAGCGGTACGGGAAGGAACTGGTGCAGATCGCACGGAAGGCAGGAGGCCAGACGGAGATCAA CTCCCTGAGGGCCTCCTTTGACTCCTTGAAGCAGC AAATGGAGAATGTGGGCAGCTCACACATCCAACTGGCCCTGACCCTGCGTGAGGAGCTGCGGAGTCTCGAGGAGTTCCGTGAGAGGCAGAAGGAGCAGAGGAAGAAG TATGAGGCCGTCATGGACCGGGTCCAGAAGAGCAAGCTGTCGCTCTACAAGAAGGCCATGGAG TCCAAGAAGACTTACGAGCAGAAGTGCCGGGATGCAGACGACGCCGAGCAGGCCTTCGAGCGCATTAGCGCCAACGGCCACCAGAAGCAGGTGGAGAAG AGTCAGAACAAAGCCAAGCAGTGCAAGGACTCAGCCACTGAGGCAG AGCGGGTATACAGGCAGAGCATCACGCAGCTGGAGAAGGTCCGAGCTGAGTGGGAGCAGGAACACCGGACCACCTGTGAG GCCTTTCAGCTGCAAGAGTTTGACCGGCTGACCATTCTCCGCAATGCCCTGTGGGTGCACAGCAACCAGCTCTCCATGCAGTGTGTCAAGGATGATGAG CTCTACGAGGAAGTGCGGCTGACGCTGGAAGGCTGCAGCATAGACGCTGACATCGACGGCTTCATCCAGGCCAAGAGCACGGGCACCGAGCCCCCGG CTCCGGTGCCCTACCAGAACTACTATGATCGGGAGGTCACCCCACTGGCCAGCAGCCCCAGCGTACAGCCATCCTGCGGCATGATAAAGAG GTTCTCTGGACTGCTGCACGGAAGTCCCAAGACCACTTCGTTGGCAGCTTCTGCTG AGACCCTGACCCCCACCCCTGAGCGGAATGAGGGTGTCTACGCAGCCATCGCAGTGCAGGAGATGCAGGGAAACCCAGCCTCACCAGCCCAGGAGTACCGGGCGCTCTACGACTATACAGCGCAG AACCCGGATGAGCTGGACCTTTCCGCGGGAGACATCCTGGAGGTGATCCTGGAAGGGGAGGATGGCTGGTGGACCGTGGAGAGGAATGGGCAGCGTGGCTTCGTCCCTGGTTCCTACCTGGAGAAGCTTTGA